A stretch of Candidatus Symbiobacter mobilis CR DNA encodes these proteins:
- the rapZ gene encoding RNase adapter RapZ has product MTKQTPGDARSTDDVLELVLITGMSGSGKSVALNALEDVGYYCVDNLPPGLMTALVEWQRAGAGRLLAIAIDARSAAALPEVPAQLDRLRTQGVRVSCLFLDASTPTLVRRFSETRRRHPLSETSHVGLDGHPQRALNEALELERGLLAALRDQAHVVDTSVLRPTQLQSYVKALFPVQSPRMTLVFESFAFKRGLPNDADFVFDVRMLPNPHYEPDLRELTGRDEPVAAFLRQQPDVGKMLGQVRGFLEDWLGAMEGNHRSYVTVAIGCTGGQHRSVYLVEQLALHFAPHWATLRRHRELDAQPTGG; this is encoded by the coding sequence ATGACGAAGCAGACCCCAGGCGATGCGCGCAGTACAGACGACGTGCTGGAGCTGGTGTTGATTACCGGAATGTCCGGTTCCGGCAAGTCCGTGGCACTCAATGCGCTGGAGGACGTGGGCTACTACTGTGTCGACAACCTACCCCCTGGGCTGATGACGGCCCTGGTCGAATGGCAACGTGCCGGCGCAGGGAGGTTGCTGGCCATTGCCATCGACGCCCGCAGCGCAGCGGCGTTGCCGGAAGTGCCTGCCCAACTGGATCGGCTGCGCACGCAAGGGGTGCGGGTGTCGTGCCTGTTTCTGGACGCATCCACCCCCACGCTGGTGCGGCGTTTTTCGGAGACACGGCGGCGGCATCCTTTGTCCGAAACCTCCCACGTCGGGCTGGACGGGCACCCGCAGCGTGCGTTGAATGAGGCGCTCGAACTGGAGCGCGGGCTGCTGGCCGCATTGCGCGACCAAGCTCATGTGGTCGATACGAGCGTGCTGCGCCCCACGCAACTGCAAAGCTACGTCAAGGCGCTATTCCCGGTGCAATCCCCTCGGATGACGCTGGTGTTCGAATCTTTTGCCTTCAAGCGCGGCCTTCCCAATGATGCGGATTTCGTCTTCGACGTGCGCATGCTCCCCAATCCGCATTACGAACCCGACCTACGCGAACTGACCGGACGTGACGAACCCGTGGCTGCCTTTTTGCGCCAGCAACCCGACGTCGGCAAGATGCTCGGGCAGGTGCGCGGATTTCTGGAAGACTGGCTTGGCGCGATGGAAGGCAACCACCGCAGCTACGTCACCGTCGCCATAGGCTGTACCGGCGGCCAGCACCGATCGGTCTATCTGGTCGAGCAACTGGCCCTGCACTTCGCCCCCCACTGGGCTACCTTGCGCCGACACCGGGAGCTCGACGCACAGCCCACGGGCGGGTAA